The Flavobacterium psychrotrophum region TGCCACCGCCTTGCCAAAAAGTTTTATGCCCTCTCGCAGGACTATCCTAAAATGACGATGTATTCCCATGCCGATGAAAGCTGCCTGCCCGACCCTGAAAGCGATTGTTATGACGATAACGACTGTATTACTATGGAAAAATACATCGGCTTTGTGGCTTCCACCGACGGGTGGCTGTACAACAACCTCGAACAGTCCATCAACAGCGAATTTGGCGAATGCCTTTCGATACAGGAGCCTGTCCTTAAACGCTGCTTTGACGGGCGCAGTCAGGATAACGATACCCTTGACTACGAGTGCCGCCTTCTGCCCCTCATCAACGAATTGTGTTACCTTTTAAATAATTTGGATTATGACACCTGATATATTGCAACTCTACGAACCTAAAGCCGCCCTTGTGGTCTTTACTGCAAACGGCATTACAAAACCTTATATTGAATACTACGATATGGACAGCAGCGGCTGCCCCGTAAACCCGCACCCACTATCGGTACGGGAAGCGCAAAGCCTTGCCAAAGCCCTTGACACCCGTGAGCAGGCAGGCAAGGCATTCCTGCGCCCCGAGGGTATTTTGCCTGCGGGTGTGCTGCATATTGATCCCTCGGCAAACGGCAGCGTAGTATGGTATACCAAACCCCAAATACAGCGACTGTATTTTGTGGAGAGCCTGAACATGCAAAATGGCGATGTACACCTGCCTGCACTCGTATGGAAAGCCGATAAAAAGCAGTTGCAGGTCTTTGCCCTCAAAGGTAAAGCCAAACCGAAAACGGCTACGGTGCTTTATAATGCCCCGTTCTTTAATCTTTACCGTAAAGGTACTGTGTGCATGGGTACGGTCGATGTCTCTATCAAAGCCGCTGCCACATTGGAAGAATTTATGAGCGCATGGCAAGGCTACTTTTTCGGTAGCTATTTCAGCCACCACATCGACAGCCACAACCCAGTAGGGCAAAACCTTATCAGCCTGTACAGGGAGTTGATGGACAGCGAAAAGCCGTTTCCCTGCGATACCCTCATTACGACAAAGCTAACCCTTAAAAATCTATTCTGATGAAAACAGATAAAATAATAAAAGCGCACTTTACCGCACCCGAACTACTGAATCCGACCAATCCCATAGCCGTTTGCCTTATCGGGGCAGGCGGTACAGGTTCGCAGGTGCTGACAGGCTTGGCACGAATGTCCCACAGCCTGCAACAGTTGGGGCATGCAGGTTTTCAGGTCAGCCTGTGGGACAATGATGTAATTACCGATGCCAACCCTGGCAGGCAATTATTTGCCGAGTGCGAAATCGGCTTATCCAAAGCAGCCGCACTCATAACCCGTACCAACCGCTTTTTCGGAACGGCATGGAAAGCTGTAGAAAAGCCCTTTACCGCTGCAACCGCCACGGGCAGGGCAGCAATTTATATTTCGTGCGTAGACACCGCAGCAGCCCGTTTTGAAATTGCGGAAGTTTTAAGCGAACTGGATTTGAATCCAAGCCGTTCCGATACACCCCGCTATTGGATAGACTTCGGAAACGGCAAGGACACGGGGCAGGTTATCCTGTCTACCATAGGCAGTATCAAACAGCCTGCCTCTGAAAAATTCCTTCCTGTAGGCAGCCTGCCACAAGTTACGCAGGAATTTGGCGAACTACTCTTGCAGGGCGATACCGAAGACCTGCCAAGCTGTTCCCTTGCCGAAGCCCTTGAAAAGCAGGATTTGTTCATCAACTCCGTTTTAGCACAAATGGGCTGCAGCCTGCTATGGCAGCTGTTCAGGCAGGGGTTAACAACAGAAAGGGGCTTTTTTCTGAATTTGAAGGATTTTCGCAGCCAACCGTTATCGGTTGGCTGATTATGCCTATTTTCCGGTGCAGAAAGGCAATCCCCCCCGTGGTCGGGAACGCCTTTTTGCAGTTTGAAAGCGGTGCGCCCGCCAGGCAACAGCATCGGGGAAACCCCTGCTGCATTTGCCCGGCGGGCGCGTTTCTTTTGCCGGTGTCTGTACACCGTGCTTTCAGTTTAAAAATATTGACAGCCTATCCTTATAAATCAGAAAGTAGCAAACGACTTTCAATAAATCTGATTGAAGCGGAACTCACTTTAATACTACCTGACATAGTCCGGAGATACACGCTTCTGCCAATACTCAACGATAGTTTTAATAATATCATAGAGTTCAATAAAGTCGGAGGGTTTTATGAAAAATCCCTGTACGGATTTTGAATAGGCATCTATTACATTCTCCTGTTCCGCCACTGTGGAAAAAAACAGATATGGAATTGACTAATGCGGAGCTCTTCATTTTCACGGATCTTAGCACGCAGCTCCATACCATTTAACTTGGGCATATTAATATCTGAAAAAATAATGAACGGCTCCGTTTTATTTTCGGTCAGGTAACTAAGGGCAGCCTCCCCATCACCAAAAAACACGATCATTTTTATATTTCAGCTTTTGGAATACCTCCGATAGAAATTCCTGGTCATCCAGGTCGTCTTCAATTATAATTATGGGTCCTGTCTTATTCATAATGATTTAATTAACAAACTTATACAGTGAAAACAATATATTTACATTGGTAATTTTATTTATGTAAATATAGTAGAATTTTCGCAAAGCTGGTTTATAGTCCCGGCCTGAAGATGTTGTACAACTTCTTTCAATGCATTTTGCAAATCCCGAAAATCCCGTGGCTTATTAAAAAAGCATAATGCACCTAATTCTTTCGCCTTAGTTACTTCTCCAGCGTTTTGAGAAGTAGAATACATTACAACAGGGATTTTTTTATAAGTATCATGACCTTTTAACATCGAAAGAACCTCCCATCCGCTCATTCCGGGCATGTTTATATCGGTGAAAATTATGTTTGGCCTACCGGTACTGCTTTCCGCTAACGTAGATACCAGAATATGCCCATCATCTAAGGTAATACTCGATACATCGCCCGTGGAGATCTTTTCAACAGCATCCCTAAAGAAAAGCCGGTCATCACTGTCATCATCTATAAGAAGAATTTTATACTGCATAGATATAATAATATTTATTATTGTAAGGAAATGATAGTGTAAGTAAAGCACCTTTATTCGTAGCGCTGCAGGCAGATATGCAATCCTGGTAACTAACCGATTATTTTGCATAATCCCAATCCGGAACCTTACTATAACCCGGCATTTTGAACCTGGGGAAGGAGTTAACAATATTTTACGCATATTGCTGATCGAAATCTATGCCGTTGTAAGAAATTGTTATCGCTGCATAATTATCTTTGTTGCGTACAAGTTTAAAAGTTTATCGAAATATGCGAAGGTCTTCCTACCATCGTATATATGAGCAACTTCAAACTAACTTGTAGAACAGCTGGTAAAACAGCACGGGACAGCCTTCGATTAATGGCAGGCGTCCAGGGCCGCCGGCCGAAGCTCCAATAACGACGCTGCTGTCAAACTTTATAAAAGCGCTTTCGCTATTATATAGCGCGAATTAAAATTATTATCGCAAGGTATAATGTTGAAAGGTAGGTACATAAATCTGCTTCTGCAAAAAGATTAACATAGCGTAGTTGCTATCTTTATACTATGACCCAGTAGCTTCCCTCATAGATACTTCAGATGGCTTGCAAAGCAGCGATCGAACATACATATGAATATGAGAATTATAGGTTCTGGCAGTTGTATTCCCGAAATCAAAGTCTCCAATCAGGATTTTGAAAACCATAGTTTTCTGCATGAGGATGGAAGTCTGCTATTGCACCCCACAGAAAATATTATCAGGAAGTTCGCCGTCGTTACAGGAATAGAAGAACGCCGTTACGCACACCCCAGTGTTGTAACCTCCGACCTCGCTTTTATTGCGTCTGAAAAGGCTATTGAAGATGCAGGTATTGACCGGGAGGGCATTGACTACATTATTACAGCACATATTTTGGCGATGT contains the following coding sequences:
- a CDS encoding PRTRC system protein B: MTPDILQLYEPKAALVVFTANGITKPYIEYYDMDSSGCPVNPHPLSVREAQSLAKALDTREQAGKAFLRPEGILPAGVLHIDPSANGSVVWYTKPQIQRLYFVESLNMQNGDVHLPALVWKADKKQLQVFALKGKAKPKTATVLYNAPFFNLYRKGTVCMGTVDVSIKAAATLEEFMSAWQGYFFGSYFSHHIDSHNPVGQNLISLYRELMDSEKPFPCDTLITTKLTLKNLF
- a CDS encoding PRTRC system ThiF family protein; protein product: MKTDKIIKAHFTAPELLNPTNPIAVCLIGAGGTGSQVLTGLARMSHSLQQLGHAGFQVSLWDNDVITDANPGRQLFAECEIGLSKAAALITRTNRFFGTAWKAVEKPFTAATATGRAAIYISCVDTAAARFEIAEVLSELDLNPSRSDTPRYWIDFGNGKDTGQVILSTIGSIKQPASEKFLPVGSLPQVTQEFGELLLQGDTEDLPSCSLAEALEKQDLFINSVLAQMGCSLLWQLFRQGLTTERGFFLNLKDFRSQPLSVG
- a CDS encoding response regulator, which translates into the protein MQYKILLIDDDSDDRLFFRDAVEKISTGDVSSITLDDGHILVSTLAESSTGRPNIIFTDINMPGMSGWEVLSMLKGHDTYKKIPVVMYSTSQNAGEVTKAKELGALCFFNKPRDFRDLQNALKEVVQHLQAGTINQLCENSTIFT